The following are encoded together in the Xanthomonas sacchari genome:
- a CDS encoding efflux RND transporter periplasmic adaptor subunit, with amino-acid sequence MSTAAPTRPADPPPRHAMPRRRWPFVAAAVLVALLLAVWLRPRHAPTKATPPVPVTSAPVLRKDVPIRQTGIGTVLPIASVTVHSRIDGQLIAVGFSEGQDVKAGQVLARLDPRTYQAQLAAATAQLAKDKAQLGNAQADLQRYQQLLQDNATTRQTLDTQKALVTQLHATLQSDAAAIDNARVQLDFTTIRAPIDGRAGARLVDPGNIVHASDAGGLVVLNQIDPIAVQFTLPESAFQQINRALQAAPASVGVDAVDHGSGQVLAHGTLALLNNQIDTSTGTIAMKAHFANPAHTLWPGQSVDARITLGMRSGALVVPSAAVQRSQDGEFVYVIGSDGSVRDQSVQVLDEADGETVIGQGLQAGQRVVVDGQYRLHPGAKVVDAKPARHATPATAGAHA; translated from the coding sequence ATGTCCACCGCCGCGCCCACCCGCCCCGCCGATCCGCCACCGCGCCATGCCATGCCGCGGCGGCGCTGGCCATTCGTCGCCGCCGCAGTGCTGGTCGCGCTGCTGCTGGCGGTGTGGTTGCGCCCGCGCCACGCACCGACCAAGGCCACGCCGCCCGTGCCGGTGACCAGCGCGCCGGTGCTGCGCAAGGACGTGCCGATCCGCCAGACCGGGATCGGCACAGTGCTGCCGATCGCCTCGGTGACCGTGCACTCGCGCATCGACGGGCAACTGATCGCCGTGGGCTTCAGCGAAGGCCAGGACGTCAAGGCCGGGCAGGTGCTGGCGCGGCTGGATCCGCGCACCTACCAGGCGCAACTGGCCGCGGCCACCGCGCAACTGGCCAAGGACAAGGCGCAGTTGGGCAATGCGCAGGCCGACCTGCAGCGCTACCAGCAACTGCTGCAGGACAACGCCACCACCCGCCAGACCCTGGACACGCAGAAGGCGCTGGTGACGCAACTGCACGCCACCCTGCAGAGCGATGCGGCGGCGATCGACAACGCACGGGTGCAACTGGACTTCACCACCATCCGCGCGCCGATCGACGGCCGCGCCGGCGCGCGCCTGGTGGATCCGGGCAACATCGTCCACGCCAGCGATGCCGGCGGCCTGGTGGTACTGAACCAGATCGACCCGATCGCGGTGCAGTTCACCCTGCCGGAAAGCGCCTTCCAGCAGATCAACCGCGCACTGCAGGCCGCACCGGCCAGCGTGGGCGTGGACGCGGTCGACCACGGCAGCGGACAGGTGCTGGCGCACGGCACGCTGGCCCTGCTCAACAACCAGATCGACACCAGCACCGGCACCATCGCGATGAAGGCGCACTTCGCCAATCCCGCACACACGCTGTGGCCCGGGCAGAGCGTGGATGCGCGCATCACCCTGGGCATGCGCAGCGGTGCGCTGGTGGTGCCGAGCGCGGCCGTGCAGCGCAGCCAGGACGGTGAGTTCGTGTACGTGATCGGCAGCGACGGCAGCGTGCGCGACCAGTCGGTGCAGGTGCTGGACGAGGCCGATGGCGAGACGGTGATCGGCCAGGGCCTGCAGGCCGGGCAGCGGGTGGTGGTGGATGGGCAGTACCGGCTGCATCCCGGGGCGAAGGTGGTGGACGCCAAGCCGGCCAGACACGCCACGCCGGCCACCGCGGGAGCGCACGCGTGA